The window TTGAGCCTAGTAGATATAGTGCCTGTCTTATTTTTAACACTGTCAGTTCCTGGCCTCCTATGTTTGTAACTTTGGCGGGTCATAAAAGGaaacatgcaatataatttCCGCGTACTTACACATATCTAGATTTAAAGGTTTtcaggtaaaaaatatataaggcCAATTAACAAGTTGATAGGAAATTTCAGTGGCGCCTGTTATAGCTCCTTTTGAATTCGACGAATCAGTATTTTTTGGAGAGGGAGTTCAAGTGATGTGCCATGTTCCAAAAGGAGACAAACCTTTGAATTTCAAGTGGAGTTTTAGTGGAGGAGATGTGAGTTTACTGCCTGGATTGAACATCATGAACGTTGGGGACATGGGTTCAGCTCTCATAATACCCTCGGTGACTGCCAGGCATGCTGGCAATTACACATGCACTGCCTCCAACATTGTCGCCAGGGCTAGCCACTACGCCACGCTAAATGTCAAGGGTATACGTTCAAAGTGCATAATCTATGCTTTTCATGTTCTATCCTATCCCACATAAACTCTCTAATATAGGTAGTAGTGGTAACACAGTTCTCTTCGTAAACTTACATGTATATTATTGGTTATTTCTTCCAGTGGCACCTATAATATCCCCCTTTGAATTCGATGACGCTGTGTTTTACGGGGAAAGTATACAAGTCATGTGCCACATACCAAAAGGCGACATGCCCTTAAACTTAACATGGTACTTTCGTGACCTACCGTTGAAATCCAGTGACACTGTAACAATAACTAAAGTAGGAGAGAGAAGTTCAATATTGGTTATACCAGCAGCGACAGAGAAACACTCCGGAAATTACACGTGCACCGCTTCCAACACTGTAGCCAGCACCAACCACACAGCCATACTAAACGTTCAGGGTACACTTATTATTTGTGTATTGTCATTGTTCTTTAGTTAATTTCTTTGTACTTACCCTTACCAGTTCCTCCGCACATCGTCCCATTTGAAGCCGAAGAACAGATTTTTGCCGGTGAATCTGTACAATTGACATGTCACGTATCGAAGGGCGACACGCCTCTTACTATTACATGGAGTTTTCATGGGGAAGAGTTATCTTCACATCAAGGAATTACAACAACGAAGATTGGCGAACGAACGTCACTGTTGACTTTATCAGCTGCAACAGCGAGCCACAGTGGCGAATATTCGTGTCACGCTGCTAATCATGCCGGTTTGGCCGTGCACTCGGCCACGGTCAACGTCCATGGTAGCCCACTCAATCCGTTCACTATCCTTGCCTCTAACGCACGCTGCACGCTTGcctcaataataaatatagcCTTCTGAATTAACAGTATTACCGTACATCGTACCCTTCGAAGCGGACGAGTCAGTATTTGCTGGGGAATCGGTCCAACTTAACTGTCATGTATCGAAGGGTGACTTGcctcttgatatcaagtggcacTTCCATGGCTATGAAAATTCTTCGTCGCACCTCGGCATCATGACAACCAAAATGACATCGCGAACCTCATTTTTATCGATCGCTGCGGCTACTGCCAGTCATAGCGGCAATTATACCTGCGTAGCTGCCAACAGCGCCGGCTCTACTAATCATTCCACTGTCCTTAATGTTCATGGTCAGTTTCATTTACTCATGGTATCATAGTTATCATCGTATGTTATGTTCATTTGATGGCGATTCGATGCTGACAGACGTGTTAATAGAATCTGCATGAATTCTGTTTAATACTTCTATGGGCAGCGTACGCTTTACCTTTTGTTTGATCATCTCTTTATTTACCTTTCATAACgcatactttattttatacagtTACACCGAACATTCTACCTTTCGACGTCGATCAAGCCTTGTTTTCGGGAGAGTCAGTGCAGATGATGTGTCACATCTCCAAAGGAGATACCCCTTTAGAAGTGCATTGGGAATTTAATGGAAAGCCTCTCTCAATGAAGTTAGGAATGTTCTCAAAGGTGGGCGACCGGTCGTCCGTGCTGATGCTCCCCTCCGTCACGGGCGCGAACACTGGCAATTACACGTGCATAGCCAAAAATCCTGCTGGAATAGCTTCATACACAACAATACTCAAAATTATTGGTACCTGAACCCTACCTAGGCTTGTTAACCGTTTTTCGTTTTTATTctttacctattttattaattgatttatttttcttggGATTCAAGTTGTTCCGCACATTATCCCGTTCGAAGTCGAAGAGTCTATATTTGCTGGGGAGTCTGTACATCTCACATGTCATGTATCGAAAGGAGATAGACCACTACAAATTTCTTGGAGTTTTCAAGGAAGCGATATACCTTATCACAATAATATGGGTATAACAACTACTAAGCTAGGAGACAAAGCTTCTGTGCTGAGTATTCCGACCGCGATGGGCCATCACAGCGGCAACTACACGTGTACGGCCAGTAACCGCGCCGGTCGTGCGCACCACTCGGCGCTCGTCAATATACATGGTACTCGATGTCGCCCCTCCCCTGTTTGACTTTGTCGAAACATTCGTCTAGATATTGCACGTTTAGATATTAATCTTagaatttattattcttttcctCTGATCAGTTCCTCCTCATATACTACCGTTCGAGATTGAGTCCATATACTACGGAGAATCAGTGCAAATGGTTTGTCACGCCAGTAAAGGTGATCGACCAATGAGCATCAGTTGGACTATTGAAGGACGAGATTTATCTACACTTAAGGATATAAAAACTGTGAAAATGGCCGAGCAAACGTCTTTTCTATCAATTGCTTCTGTTACTGGATCCCACAGCGGAAATTATACGTGTATCGCAAGAAACAAAGCCGGCGAAGACAGATATTCTACCTACCTTCACGTTAAGGGTACTCTTAGTTAGATATCGCAGCATGCTTTAAATACTTTACTaacattgtaaaatatttctttgcTCAGTCGTCCCCCACATCAAACCCTTTGAATTGGATGAAGCCGTTTTTGCGGGAGAATCAGTGCATCTCGACTGCCACGTTTCGAAAGGCGACACCCCATTGAATATCACATGGAGTTTTCAAAGTCAACCCGTCACACGTAGGATGGGATTGAAGACAACAACATTAAGCGAACGAGTCTCCGTACTAGACATTCCGAACGCTATGGGTCCTAACAGTGGCAACTACACATGCACAGCGACCAACAAAGCGGGCACGACGAGTCATACAGCCATCCTCAACGTGATCGGTATCAAAACCTAATAATACCTCGGGTGATGCTTGCTTTCTGTTCAGTTCCTCCTGTGGTCCAACCCTTCTCGTTCGGGGAAGTCGCAATGAATTCTGGACAAGTCGTAACGGCCCCTTGCTCGGTTATTGAGGGTGACCACCCTCTGCAACTGCGGTGGCTTTTTGACAACGAACCTATCAAACCGAGATCTGGAGTCACCGTATTTCATATTGGAGAAAGAAGCGCAATACTTAGTATCGGTTCAGTATCACATAATCACGCGGGAAATTACAGTTGTGTAGCTGAAAACGAAGCCGGAACAGATTCTCATTCATCAACTTTGATTATCAATGGTTAATTTCCTCTATATTCTTGTTCTTTACgaatagatttttattattattatcatttcattGATTAATTCTGTTAAGTTAATTATAACACTATCCATTGTGGACATATTCCAGTCCCTCCCAACATATTGCCGTTCACTTTTGGCGAGAAACCCGCTAACGTTGGAGAGTATTTGCAAGCAGCGTGTACAGTTAATCTAGGCGATCTCCCTGTCACTATCACTTGGAGGTTCAATGGCCAACTTATATCTCAACGCAATCATCATTATGTCATAACAAATTCAAAGCGAAGTAGTCTACTAATAATAGAATCTGTAGACGCAAAACACGCTGGTTCCTACACATGTATCGGAGAAAATCGCGCAGGGCATACATCGTATTCAGCAGACTTAATTGTATACGGTTAGTCGTTTGAACATGGtagaatcattattattttgtgacCTAGTTAATGTTTGTTTCAGTTACTCCTAAAATAGCACCTTTTGTTGCCGGACCGGAACCGGCCTTTCTTGGCGATTACTTTGCACTCCAATGCATAATAACGCACGGGGATCAACCGGTGCGCATAGAGTGGACAGTTAATAATCGATCGGCTAATTCTCTTCCTGGAACTCGTATCAGTAATGTCGACAGAAGAAGTAGTGTGCTAACGATAGAATCAGTCGATGCGAAACACGCAGGCCTTTATAATTGTACAGCAACTAATGCAGCGGGCGTGGCTTCCCACACCACCGAATTAGTCGTCAAGGGTgcgaaaaacaaattaattcaaTTTTAGCTTCTGTCCTCCTCTGCTCCACTTTATTTTCcatacatttaattaattataggaTTTTTATTGTCCCAGTTCCGCCGGTAATTGTGCCATTCAATTTCGGTGAGGTGCCATCCAATCCTGGTGATACAGCGGTAGTGAACTGTGTCGTTACTAAGGGCGACCTGCCTCTCGATATATCGTGGACATTCAGCAGCGAAACAATAGACTCAAGTCAGCACCGTGACATCACGACGACACCACTAGGCACACGTGCCTCCGTGCTCACCATCAATTCAGTGAGCGCAAACCACCAGGGGAACTACACATGCATCGTGCAGAACACAGCAGGCCGTGTCGAACATGTGGCTACTCTTGTCGTAAATGGCACGTCTTAATTACAATATTACAATCTCATTACAATGGGGACTAACAACACAGGATCGCACCTTTAAGGGACCAATCCGTCCACAGTCACTCTATATCTCATATTTGACACCAGTTGCTAACATTGCCTGCTACAAAAATGATCTAACACAATTTTCTATTGTTTCCAGTACTGCCTCGCATAGTTCCCTTTTCGTTCGAGACCCCGCTCTTTGCGGGTCAGGCGACTCAAGTCACTTGTTTAGTCTCAGAAGGCGATCAGCCTCTCGATATTCACTGGTACTTTGAAGGGCAGCCTTTAAAGGAAAAAGCCGGGATAACGGCTACTAAGATAGGGCAGAGAGCTTCATTGCTTCTGATCGATCCTGCGGGCTGGTCGCACAGCGGGGCGTACGCGTGTCTCGCGCGCAACAAAGCCGGCTTGTCCAACTATACCGCCTCTCTCGAAGTCCACGGTACATCTTCATCGTTGTGTACCCTCACTCCCAGCACGGATGAGCTTTGCCTAGATTCATTATTGTACGCTTAATTACTATTTTGACTGGTTTTAATTCTAAGGCTCAAATCGTCCATCTGACAATATTATGATCAGACATTAATTAAACTTCACcgttgtaaatataaaaatgataGACACGTTTAAGATCAGTCTTCGATTGTCGATTATAGGGACCGGCTGCGGCTATCATCGACGAAACCTTTTCTTTTCCTTCCTTGCATATTCTTACCTTTCCTTCCTTTTCCTAAGGATCCCGtctttattttatgttgatTCATTAATTTGCATTCTGTGCCTTTTGGGTTTTAGTGCTTATGAGCTTGGCTTACTAACATGCCTGTTGGAATAATAATGATGCCTCTTAATTTActactaaatataatattttagtcCTGTGGAGAACTTTGGCAATTATTTCAACAGGTTTCCTGCTTTGTGTTGCATTATCATATGCTTTTTATGTCATATTATTTCATCTCTCTTTATTAATTATGTTGTAGTTTGCAAATATATTAATTTCGTCATCTGTACTTAACGTGATACGAAAGCTTCTATAGCAACAGCTTTGCCGATACcttaattattgttaaataaataatatttaagtataaaaaaaaaacaaataattagatTAATCGGAGTGCCAAGGTCAATAGCCAAGTTATATAGGAGCTTTTTGATTACGTAGTACAACAAAAACAAATTGAATATGACATTCTATACGATACTTATAGTTTTTGTTTCTGTAAATGTTAAAAGTTAGTAAAATGTTTTGCAGTGGCTGTGTTTAGAAGATTTACGTCAAATTCAATTTGTTTACTGCAAATTATAAATGTTtcaatgatgatgaaatatttattgaattaattaaaatctTGCCAAGTTTGATAGTTAACTTGTTAGCACATTTTATTCGAACTCAAATTCTACTAAACGATATcaatataaagattttattaaaaaacagaAAGAAATATTGTCTATCACTACTTTCAATTAAGATTAATTAAATgcaataattaataaacaatataTAGCATAATAAAAAGTTCATAAAGTTAAAGTTTAAAGAAAAATCtttgctttttaaaataatgccattttatttttgaagttcAGCAGTTCTAACCATTTGGTGAAATTTTTAGTGCCCCCGCGCTGGATTCTTGAGCCCACTGATAAAGCTTTTGCCCAAGGCTCAGATGCTAAGGTTGAATGTAAGGCTGATGGCTTCCCCAAGCCCCAAGTGACATGGAAGAGGGCTGAAGGTAATAATCTCATTTGAATTAAAACCCATATTTTTGCTACTGAAATAGTATGACCTTTACACTAAGTTTATTCTTGTTTTAGGGGATACGCCTGGCGATTACAAAGACCTTAAACCAAATAACCCTAACGTTAAAGTTGAAGATGGAACTCTATCTATTTCTAATATACAAAAGACGAATGAGGGTTATTATCTTTGTGAAGCTGTTAATGGAATCGGTTCAGGACTATCTGCCGTTATTCTTATCAGCGTTCAGGGTGAGTTAAATTCggttaaaattctaaaacatgctAATAACGGAAAGAATTGTGAATAACGTAAAATATTTTCAGCTCCTCCGCAATTCGAAATCAAAATGAGGAATCAAACAGCCCGCCGAAGCGAACCAGCTGTACTGCAGTGCCAAGCCAAAGGTGAAAAGGTAAAATGATATACCCGTATGATTATATTTCACTCTTGCACATtggaatagaataaaaaataatactgcgtatggaaaggtaattctccgccccgcatcaATTCGTATCAGGTGTCAAGATAGACTTACCTAAACCGCCTCTCAGTCTTACTTATGTCTAAATAGCCGAAAATAATGGGACTGACTGTCTTGCTTGTCTTGCACTTACGCGACAAGGAGGCAAACAACATGTatgaatgatatttttgtatggagagaCCGGGGTATGGCATTGGTTTGACATTATAATGAGCATTTTGAAAACATCTTTACAGCCCATTGGAATTATCTGGAACATGAATAACAAACGACTCGAACCCAAATCCGACCCACGCTACACAATCCGTGAAGAAATATTGCCTGGAGGAGTTGTGTCTGACCTCAGCATCAGAAGAACTGAAAGGTCTGATAGCGCTCTCTTCACTTGTGTTGCCACCAACGCCTTTGGATCTGATGATACTAGCATCAACATGATTGTACAAGGTAAACTTTGAAAAACTATTACAGCAGCGTTTTTGTCTGAAGACAGCTACatatcacatacctacctatgaCTAATGCAATACATGATTTCCTTGATTGATTGAAGATAAAAAGTTAACatcaagtattttaaattttcagAGGTTCCCGAAGCTCCTTACGGTTTAAAGGTCTTAGATAAATCTGGCAGGACTGTTCAGCTTTCATGGGCTGCTCCTTACGATGGCAACTCGCCTATCAAGAAGTTCCTAATTGAGTACAAGCGCGCTAAAGGCAGCTGGGAAAAGGATATTGATAGGTAATCAACTAACATCGTTATTAGATTATTGTAgtaaattacaattaaattaactttACAGCAGTAATGCAAGTATATATTTCTTTGCAGAGTTCTTGTGCCTGGAGATGCGGCCGAAGCCGGAGTATTCAGTCTGCGTCCCGCTACCGCCTATCATATCAGGATTGTTGCTGAAAATGAACTGGGTACATCGGAACCCTCTGAAACCGTCACTATTATCACTGCTGAAGAAGCTCCCACTGGCCCACCCCAAGACGTTAAGGTTGATGCTGCAGACAAACATACCCTCAGAGTCACCTGGAAGCCACCCCCACCACAAGACTGGAACGGCGAACTGCAAgggtaaatatttttaatccaTATGTTACTTTAGAGATTACACTCTAGCGCttattgacttttattatttttttacagataCTATGTTGGATATAAACTGGCGTCAAGTAACAAATCTTTCGTTTTCGAAACTGTTGATATTTCCAAGGAATCTGGCAAGGAACACCATCTTGATATCATGAATCTGAAGTAAGGCTTTCTTCGttaagattttatttaatttgtgcTTTCTTTGGAACagttaaatacctactttttttCTAGGACGTACACCCAATACTCAGTTGTAGTTCAAGCATTCAACAAGATGGGCTCTGGCCCAGTTTCTCAGGAAATCAAGGCGTACACTGCTGAAGGCGCCCCATCTGCCCCGCCCCAGGATGTTCTCTGCACTACCCTCACAGCTCAAACCATTCGTGTTTCCTGGATTTCGCCTCCTCTTGCATCAGCTAATGGATTGATCAAGGCTTACAAAGTTGTCTATGGCCCTAGCGACACCTGGTATGGTGAGTACAAACCTAACTCTGTAAAAATCCAAAACATGTCAGTCAAGATGAAACCTAACCTCATATTAATGTTTTAGACGAGAAGACCAAAGACACCAAGATCACGGCCAGTAGCGAAACTATTCTGCACGGCTTGAAGAAGTACACTAATTATTCAATGGAAGTACTGGCAACAACTAACGGAGGTGACGGTGTACGATCTGCTCCTATTCATTGCCAGACTGAACAAGATGGTAAGTtagaatttaaaacaaaacgCAATAGGTATAAAACcctttgaaaaaataattaaataattataaaattatttttaattatttacagttccCGAAGCTCCTCGAGCGGTAAAAGCCCTTGTTATGGGAGCTGATTCCATCCTTGTTTCTTGGAGACCACCAGCGCAGCCAAACGGAGTTGTCACTCACTACAACGTTTACACGCAAGCCCAGAATGCTGAGCCCCACCCTAACAAGGTACATACACACAGTCAatgacaaatacaaaacaaaaaaaaaacatttatattacgAAATCACATTTACAGGTACCAGCTTCTCAAACCAGTTACTCGGCTACTGACCTGAAACCCGGACGATATGATTTCTGGGTCACCGCTTCTACGATTATTGGTGAAGGTCAACCGTCAGCTACCGCATCCTGTAGCCCTAGCGATAAAGGTAATAAGCATTCTTGTTTAAGTCTTATTTGATTCTTTCTCGGTTACAAAGTTTGGAGTCAACTACAATGTCTACTTTCCTATCTCTTTCAGTTCCTGCAAAAATTGCGTCATTCGACGAATCGTTTACTGCCACGTACAAAGAAGATGTCAAACTGCCTTGCCTTGCTGTTGGTGTGCCTCCTCCTAACATTTTATGGAAGGTAAAATGTTGTCCCGATATCCAATATTCTTGAAAAAGTCTGTTCGAACAATAACGAATCTAACAATCGTTTGAATTTCTAGGTTAAGGGCCAGCCGTTAGAAGCGTCAGAGCGCGTTCGTCAACTACCTGAAGGATCTCTGCAAATCGCTGGAGTTGCCCGCGAAGATGCCGGAGAATACTCATGCCATGTGGACAACCAATTCGGCACTGACACTGTTACTCACACGCTTTCCGTTTTGGGTATGCCCACTTATATTAACAAACTTATAATATTCCACAACTCGTAACCCTTAGCAATCGAATAACCACGTAATAGTTGTCATATCTGGTGAATTAAAATAATGCTTAACAACTACTGCTTAAGTGACTATATCGAAGAGCCGACAGATGCATATGCATGGTCTAAACGAATGTCACTATTGCTAGACAAGTGTCCGAACGCTAAGACAGTTTATCGCAATCATGAGATTAAGCAAAATCAATTATCATATTTAAAAACCTACCTTGAATTTTCCAGCTCCTCCTTTCCCCCCGCAACTAAGCATCGCGTCGTCTTCGGTATCGTCTCTGACTCTCCGCCTGAAGCCTTCAGACAACGCCGACCAGTCCCCTGCCGCCGGTTACACCATCCACTACAAACAAGAATTCGGCGATTGGGAAACTGTTCaggtcaaaatatttttatgtcgtcTTCGACATAAACTTGAATCTGTGCCTGtgaattattttaattgtatttacgTAGAATCTGTAGCTTCTTCTCCTTTAATGGAATATCTtctttgatttattttaatatcatcagactaaacaatttaaattaatatctccATTTCAGATTCCAAGCAACACCGACACGTACACTTTGGAGAACCTGTTCTGCGGCTCTAGATATCAACTATACGTTACGGCTTATAACAGGttaatattggtgctgattcctgtaaacaccatctaataagaaaattacaggtgtcTGCAAGATACGGGGCCATTGTCAAAATTACGACAAATAAAAGTCTAAAACTTGTACTAGATTTCTAAATTTTAACAAACCTCTTCTAATCCAGCATTGGCACTGGCGAAGCGTCTGACGTGGTCATCGCTCGTACCCGAGGCTCCAAGCCGCCGGTACCCCGCGCCGCTGACTTCATTGAAGTAGGAAGCTCTTCCGTCACCCTGCATCTAAAACAATGGCTCGACGGTGGTTGCCCTATGAGCCATTTCGTCGTTGAAAACAAGAAGAAGTAAGTGTTTATTATGATTATCGTGTCCGTTttttctacataacataacagatacttccacacacaggaaatacaaagtacaataggcgaccttattgctaagtagcaatctcttctagGCAAACTTTGAGTACCTACAGCCACCCAGCCAGCAAGTCTATCTACAACAAGtgactgttatttttttaaatttagatttaGCTAATTGTGGTTATTTGTTTCTAGGGGTGCAGCTGAGTGGAATCAGATCTCAAACGCTGTGAAACCAGGAGGCAACTTCGTAGTACTCGGTATGTGACGCGCTGCAATATTTTTGCGCATAAATGccaaattaaaaccaaaaatgACACTTATTCGTGATGATTTCAGACCTGGAACCCGCTACTTGGTATGTCTTGAGGATCACTGCACACAATAACGCCGGCTTCAATGTTGCTGAATACGAATTCGCTACTCTCACTATGACTGGTGGTAAGTAAAGATACATTTATTctgaaatatgttttttaaatatattaagaaaattaatataatgAGCAATAACTAACTGGGTTTCGcgcaaaaaaatatacctgAAATGCATCGCCTTTTATAAGTTCTTTAATTCCGTTACTCCTTTCAATAATGTGCGATTGCATTTCAGGTACTATTGCACCCGCAAGGGAGGTCGGCGACGGCTCTCTGACCACCGAACAGACGCTCAAGATTATCCTGTCGCACCTTAACCTTATCGTCCCTGTGATCGCTGCCATCCTCGTCATTATCATCGCTATCGTGGTCGTGTGCGTGGTGCGAGGCACGAGGGACCCCCACAAAGGTATCTCTATTGTGTTATAGGAACCGTTGCTCCCCTGCCCGGCAACGCGTACGAAGGCAAAGAACTACCTCCTTGGGTAAAGGCTTGGTTGGAACCCGAAGTATTAGTACCGATCTTGGCAACGATCGTGGTGTTCATCGTGGGAGTGGTGGTGATCTGCCTGACCCTTGCGCGTAGGAATACGCCCCACCGTCTGCGAGGTCAGAAGGACGTGTACTGTATGTATGGTGGCATGGCACACCGCTTTATGTCTTATTTTATTCTACATTCGTCCTTCAAAACTTGTTTTTAACTTCTTAGATGTccttaaacaaatatatttttttataactcaTTTAAACGGAGTCCCATCATCCGCATGTGAATATATCCATTGTTAACGTTACATgttctaattttatattaatttgtgTCAAAAttcattgtttatattttttgcaaaacCATTTAGCTGTCTGTCTCTGTAATCAACTTAATCTGAATCTGTATATAATGTATAAATCAAATAACAGACTATGAGCGAGACTTCATCATGTTTACACTTGGTCATATAGATGATGCAGTGTACAACGCCTCACAAGCGGCTTTGGGCGGCGGCAATGGAACCTTGGACAAACGTGGTGGACTGCGTGACGAACTTGGCTACATCGCACCCCCCAACCGCAAGCTGCCCCCCGTACCCGGCTCCAACTACAACACATGTGACCGAGTGAAGCGACAGGCTGTCATCAGTACGTACTATACAACGTAACAGCACAACACGAAGCCTAAAGAGCTTCACAGACGACTATGCAATTTGGTTCTAATTTCGCTACTGCGCCCAAATTATGGAAAAATTGGAAAATCATGTATCTATGGCATAATCATTCGAAGCTTCACTATCATTATTGTTTTAAACAATTCTTCAAATCAGGTCCGAATTGCAAGATCGTGTAGAAGACGCAAAGGCACATATTCGACTGATCACTCTAAACTCTTGCAAGTTTACTCTCACGCACCCAAAATGGAACGATTAGGCAACATTTTAGCACCATTTCTATCTCCTCTAGCTTTACGTTGTGCACGGCCTAAGCTATTTTTACCTTTATACCTAATTTTCCtttcaatgaggataaaaactagaaccTCAAATATAGGCGGCAACACTgtcgagtgttcctaaatttttacagttctccatactgtccagctagaattcgtgataaattgctataaaatatgGAGCACCGtgaagtgtatcccgtctgaagcatgggttacgaaaaagaaaagcaagcTGTTcaaagttttgattgaaaataagattTTCTAAATTTTCTTATTTCCGATCTTTAGAACagtatgattttgcagttaaacgcgtcgcaaagggttatagtgtaaaaatataaccaaaacaatataagtATGTTTGTTTTCTCAAATagtaaactgtcaaaatttaagaacactcaacagtagcgacacctgatgggagaaataggcagtttttatcctcatttgtAGATATTGTAATTTGAAGGTGAAGGCTATTTATGCGGTCAGTGGTTGTGGTGGGTTTAATTCTCACAGTAAAGACTAAAACGTTATTTTCAAATGTCTTTAGTTTCAGTCCCAGTTGTCCTTTAATTACGTCCAATTATCCGTGTATGCTTTTTGTTTAAACAGGCATATTCAGTGTTATCAAGATGTATGCTTATGTCTGGTTAAACAATGTATGTCAAATCCTTATTATGGTTTAGGTGTGCAACCACTAGGATGTTATCTCACTGATAGGACAGCTGAATTAAGATTAAAGGAATATCAATTACGACTGAACTTTGACTTAGTTCAGGCTGTTTGTCACGACCAGTTCAGATATAGTCACTGAGCTTTAAGCGAGTTTTAAGCGAtctttaaatgatttttaagaTTACTCATGTTACATTTTTTGGCACATGGCCATAATTGGAACTAACGTCGCATCAAATCAATAGTTGATGTGAGATGATGTCTAGAGTGGTTAGGCTATGTGCGTAGCGCATGCGTAAAGCAGTAGTGTGGTTCAGTGGGCGCGCACTCAACGTGGGACCCGCGCAGGCATCACTACGAGCGCGTGCGCCGACCGCGGTTGCCCATGCGCCGTACTGGATCCGGCGAGACCATATCCACAGGTAAAATGCTTGCTGCGCTTGCTTCAGTAACTTGACTAGAAATGGATAGACTACTTAAAGTTCTcattaatatataaaagaagTAGGAATAATAGCTGAGCAACGTTAATCAAATATCCAGTTAACTTCGTTAAT is drawn from Pectinophora gossypiella chromosome 7, ilPecGoss1.1, whole genome shotgun sequence and contains these coding sequences:
- the LOC126367980 gene encoding Down syndrome cell adhesion molecule-like protein Dscam2 isoform X28, with translation MAMFTGFTALVVLIACGSVLCEDETIGPIFIKEPPNRVDFSNTTGAVVECAARGSPAPDVIWVRADGTAVGDVPGLRQVLPNGNLVFPPFRAEDYRQEVHAQVYACLARNPVGTIHSRDVNVRAVVAQNYDTDVNKEYVILGNSIVLKCQVPSFVADFIEVLSWHTDNNEDFLPGNDYDGKYLVLPSGELHIRDVGPEDGYKSYQCRTKHRLTGETRLSATKGRLVITEPMGKVSPKFPSLEKSRLFNFDSNQSLSLMCPAQSFPTPMFRWYKFIDGTTRKQPVTLNDRVKQVSGTLIIKEAKVEDSGKYLCVVNNSVGGESVETVLTVTAPLKATVEPATQTVDFGRPAVFTCRYEGNPVKTITWLKDGKDMKHHDSTLRIESVKKEDKGMYQCFIRNDQESAGASAELKLGGRFEPPQIRHSFGEQTLRSGPSLRLKCVASGNPTPDIAWLLDGEKLTSGERLQIGQFVTAEGNVESHLNISSVHTNDGGLYSCIASSKVGSASHSSRVNVYGLPYVRPMKKRPVVAGDTLIAHCPVAGYPIDSIVWERDGRVLPINRKQKVFPNGTLVIENVERMSDQATYTCVAKNSQGYSARGTLELQVMVLPQIHPFTFGEEPANAGDTVGIQCMVTKGDTPVNITWQLNGKPVLNIPGITVTKIGHKSSSLSIDSVASLHTGVYTCSANNQAGHANYSSELAVNVPPRWILEPTDKAFAQGSDAKVECKADGFPKPQVTWKRAEGDTPGDYKDLKPNNPNVKVEDGTLSISNIQKTNEGYYLCEAVNGIGSGLSAVILISVQAPPQFEIKMRNQTARRSEPAVLQCQAKGEKPIGIIWNMNNKRLEPKSDPRYTIREEILPGGVVSDLSIRRTERSDSALFTCVATNAFGSDDTSINMIVQEVPEAPYGLKVLDKSGRTVQLSWAAPYDGNSPIKKFLIEYKRAKGSWEKDIDRVLVPGDAAEAGVFSLRPATAYHIRIVAENELGTSEPSETVTIITAEEAPTGPPQDVKVDAADKHTLRVTWKPPPPQDWNGELQGYYVGYKLASSNKSFVFETVDISKESGKEHHLDIMNLKTYTQYSVVVQAFNKMGSGPVSQEIKAYTAEGAPSAPPQDVLCTTLTAQTIRVSWISPPLASANGLIKAYKVVYGPSDTWYDEKTKDTKITASSETILHGLKKYTNYSMEVLATTNGGDGVRSAPIHCQTEQDVPEAPRAVKALVMGADSILVSWRPPAQPNGVVTHYNVYTQAQNAEPHPNKVPASQTSYSATDLKPGRYDFWVTASTIIGEGQPSATASCSPSDKVPAKIASFDESFTATYKEDVKLPCLAVGVPPPNILWKVKGQPLEASERVRQLPEGSLQIAGVAREDAGEYSCHVDNQFGTDTVTHTLSVLAPPFPPQLSIASSSVSSLTLRLKPSDNADQSPAAGYTIHYKQEFGDWETVQIPSNTDTYTLENLFCGSRYQLYVTAYNSIGTGEASDVVIARTRGSKPPVPRAADFIEVGSSSVTLHLKQWLDGGCPMSHFVVENKKKGAAEWNQISNAVKPGGNFVVLDLEPATWYVLRITAHNNAGFNVAEYEFATLTMTGGTIAPAREVGDGSLTTEQTLKIILSHLNLIVPVIAAILVIIIAIVVVCVVRGTRDPHKDDAVYNASQAALGGGNGTLDKRGGLRDELGYIAPPNRKLPPVPGSNYNTCDRVKRQAVIMGAHSTWDPRRHHYERVRRPRLPMRRTGSGETISTGMEDEICPYATFHLLGFREEMDPSKALAFPHHHPAHAGTLAHPHPHHPAHSRAGSQSMPRANSRYARKNSQGGQSAIYSTAPEYDDPATCAEEDQYRARYSRPMYACGPEYDEPACCAPEDEQYTGAYGTPYSDHYGSRPSIGTRKCGGSPEPPPPPPRNANNDNNCSSSFNESKDSNEISEAECDQPRNYPVRAHTAKDGLHSEEMRKLIDRPEATTPIPQQAVHGRGLTAYDTVAV